A stretch of Spodoptera frugiperda isolate SF20-4 chromosome 6, AGI-APGP_CSIRO_Sfru_2.0, whole genome shotgun sequence DNA encodes these proteins:
- the LOC118267712 gene encoding aquaporin AQPAn.G-like codes for MYAIGRCLGTKEIKNYRKLFKQLLSEFLGTFLYLSIVLSAGIAHGTNNNTVVISLANGLIVASIVQMCGHVSGGHINPAVTVGALVCGHIKPLKAVCFVAVQVLGSVAGSAVAYLVSAAKIKGNLGATLPYPDTRYDQAFALEFLMTFLLVSVVLSVLDAKRGSRGLGSSPLAIGMCITGCYCASIPYTFSLNPVRSLGPAVLMGIYDAIWVYWTGPLLGGLVAGIVYKFFLGVSHYEYDLRNRSF; via the exons ATGTACGCCATAGGCCGCTGCCTAGGCACGAAGGAGATAAAAAACTACAGAAAACTCTTCAAGCAATTATTATCAGAATTCCTTGGAACCTTCTTGTATTTAAGCATAGTTTTGTCTGCTGGTATCGCCCATGGGACTAATAATAATACCGTTGTGATTTCTTTGGCTAATGGTTTAATAGTAGCAAGTATAGTGCAGATGTGTGGTCATGTCTCTGGTGGTCATATAAATCCCGCTGTGACCGTTGGAGCTCTTGTATGTGGACATATAAAGCCGTTGAAAGCTGTCTGCTTTGTTGCTGTGCAAGTTTTGGGTAGCGTTGCAG GTTCAGCAGTGGCATACTTAGTGTCAGCAGCCAAAATCAAAGGGAACCTCGGAGCCACACTCCCTTACCCCGACACCAGATACGACCAGGCCTTCGCACTGGAGTTCCTGATGACGTTTCTTCTTGTGTCTGTCGTCTTAAGTGTACTAGACGCCAAAAGAGGATCTAGGGGTCTTGGGTCCTCGCCTCTAGCCATCGGCATGTGCATCACAGGCTGTTATTGTGCAAGTATACCCTACACCTTCTCCCTAAACCCTGTCCGGTCTTTAGGACCAGCAGTGCTGATGGGGATCTATGATGCCATTTGGGTCTATTGGACTGGACCCCTTTTAGGTGGCCTTGTAGCCGGGATTGTGTACAAATTCTTTCTTGGAGTATCACACTATGAATATGATTTGAGAAATCGTTCCTTTTAA
- the LOC118267378 gene encoding fumarate hydratase, mitochondrial — translation MANCFKLLTSNLLKTSRNLRYVRTIQRTRFSTSSVLARTERDTMGELEVPDDRLYGSQTLRSIMNFPIGGIEERMPLAVIVAMGILKKAAAKVNMEFGLDKTIAENIIKACDDVISGKLYKEGHFPLIIWQTGSGTQSNMNTNEVIANRAIQLMGGKLGSKKPVHPNDHVNKSQSSNDTYPTAMHIAVAMELRDRLMPGLTALRDTMEAKAKEFDKIIKIGRTHLMDAVPLTLGQEFSGYATQMTFAIERVCATLPRLHYLALGGTAVGTGLNTRVGFAEKCAAEIASLTGIPFETAPNKFEALAAHDAMVEVSGALNVAAVSIMKIVNDIRFLASGPRCGLGELMLPENEPGSSIMPGKVNPTQCEALTMIAAQVMGNHVACTIGGSNGHFELNVFKTMMVANVLRSITLLGDGCLAFDKNCAKGITANKEKIGKIMQESLMLVTALNPHIGYDKAAQIAKTAHKEGGTLKGTAIKLGILTAEQFDQWVKPENMLGPK, via the exons CGGACAGAGCGCGATACTATGGGAGAATTGGAAGTACCTGACGACAGGCTGTATGGATCTCAAACTTTGAGGTCAATTATGAATTTCCCTATAGGAGGCATTGAGGAACGCATGCCG CTTGCTGTCATCGTTGCAATGGGTATTCTGAAGAAAGCTGCCGCTAAAGTTAATATGGAGTTTGGTTTAGATAAGACAATCG CTGAAAATATCATAAAAGCTTGCGATGATGTGATCTCCGGTAAGCTATACAAGGAAGGCCACTTTCCCCTCATCATCTGGCAGACTGGTTCCGGCACACAGTCTAACATGAACACCAATGAG gTCATCGCTAACCGTGCTATTCAACTCATGGGCGGTAAGTTAGGTAGTAAGAAACCTGTGCACCCCAACGACCACGTGAACAAGTCTCAGAGCTCCAACGACACGTACCCCACTGCCATGCACATCGCTGTGGCCATGGAACTGAGAGACAGGCTCATGCCAGGCCTTACAGCACTCAGGGACACCATGGAAGCCAAAGCAAAGGAATTCGACAAGATTATTAAGATCGGaag GACCCACTTGATGGACGCCGTGCCGTTGACCCTGGGCCAGGAGTTCAGCGGGTACGCGACGCAGATGACGTTCGCCATCGAGCGCGTGTGCGCCACGCTGCCGCGCCTGCACTACCTGGCGCTGGGCGGCACGGCCGTCGGCACCGGACTCAACACACGTGTCGGATTCGCTGAGAAGTGCGCCGCGGAGATCGCTTCCCTAACTG GCATTCCATTTGAAACCGCGCCAAACAAGTTTGAGGCGTTGGCTGCTCACGATGCGATGGTAGAAGTGTCGGGAGCTCTCAACGTAGCTGCGGTTTCCATCATGAAGATTGTCAATGACATCCGTTTCCTGGCGTCCGGACCTCGATGTGGTCTGGGTGAACTGATGCTGCCAGAGAACGAGCCTGGATCATCCATCATGCCTG GTAAGGTGAACCCAACTCAGTGCGAGGCTCTGACGATGATAGCTGCGCAGGTGATGGGCAACCACGTGGCCTGCACCATCGGAGGCAGCAACGGACACTTCGAGCTCAACGTCTTCAAAACTATGATGGTCGCTAACGTGCTTAGGTCAATCACACTACTTG gtGATGGGTGCTTAGCGTTCGACAAAAACTGTGCGAAGGGCATCACAGCTAACAAAGAGAAGATCGGCAAGATTATGCAGGAGTCACTCATGTTGGTGACAGCGCTCAACCCACACATTGGTTACGATAAG GCTGCACAAATCGCCAAGACTGCCCACAAAGAAGGAGGTACCCTAAAAGGCACAGCTATCAAACTAGGAATCCTTACCGCAGAACAGTTCGACCAATGGGTCAAGCCAGAGAACATGTTGGGACCCAAGTAA
- the LOC118267379 gene encoding RUN domain-containing protein 1, whose product MDTPGEYEENDFPIWQEPRCEPLGAPKETLCDENNPDQTPDNHGDRLHALEEEQEILSSSVFSLTSHLAQVEFRLRQILKAPPDEKDEMLKALEEFTSRGVHDSRAAPQGSSGDASCTECVELERKISRQRTKQAHFIDRLKVQLKELERFAANPTSTCDSKHRTLIDHLRTEIDQNLEEGCHQPLTAEELRHQINCAVKQYADRQLSKDEIISKLQAHIEDMQKFIKLMKNEELKNTKVTSEAKNVGKSEKFDKNFSKSKSNDDLRAETINLMRKASTLIQIFTVSQFGCSPNTNRRHEGKSSTIVTHWGNLRARLEMSVDGVLHLVSRDRPSHTMVDNYDSESEEGGIIINDAPLTTAVRRHLAINLRDLLHHGLTGPESTSLVPIIGCFPVRRSSSSRATHIWEVILRYYDLNDGDRFNSTPARKLSQSFNLDIVGGTAITNKQSLLSAIGSIVASHTPYKRSYDAHFKAFVCAALNAHKLVIWLNIILKSRSLIDAYYSSTSYVVNTGFQDALQSLDRLTPYNFDLPVDLAVKQFQNIKDVFM is encoded by the coding sequence ATGGATACACCCGGTGAATACGAAGAGAATGACTTTCCTATCTGGCAAGAACCGCGGTGCGAACCCTTGGGTGCACCCAAGGAAACACTTTGTGATGAAAACAACCCAGATCAGACACCCGACAACCACGGAGACCGACTACATGCCTTGGAAGAAGAACAGGAAATCCTATCGTCATCTGTTTTCTCCCTGACATCGCATCTTGCTCAGGTAGAGTTCCGTTTGCGACAAATTTTGAAAGCCCCGCCGGACGAAAAAGATGAAATGCTGAAAGCTCTTGAAGAGTTTACTTCACGAGGAGTACATGATTCTCGGGCTGCCCCTCAAGGCAGTTCGGGAGACGCCTCCTGCACTGAATGTGTTGAGTTAGAACGGAAAATATCGCGCCAACGTACGAAACAGGCACACTTTATAGATAGACTTAAAGTACAACTAAAGGAATTAGAACGATTTGCGGCAAACCCGACTTCCACATGTGACAGTAAACACAGAACATTAATTGACCATTTACGCACTGAAATAGATCAGAACCTTGAAGAAGGATGTCATCAACCACTCACTGCTGAGGAGCTCAGGCACCAGATAAACTGTGCGGTCAAACAGTATGCAGACAGACAACTATCAAAAGATGAAATCATAAGTAAATTGCAAGCTCATATTGAAGATATGCAGAAATTCATCAAACTAATGAAAAATGAGGAACTTAAAAACACTAAAGTAACATCTGAAGCCAAAAATGTTGGAAAATCAGAGAAATTTGACAAAAATTTCAGCAAAAGTAAAAGTAATGATGATTTGAGAGCAGAAACCATAAACTTAATGAGGAAAGCATCTACTTTGATTCAGATCTTTACAGTTTCACAGTTTGGTTGCTCGCCCAACACCAACAGGAGGCATGAAGGCAAGTCCTCAACCATTGTCACGCATTGGGGCAATTTACGTGCAAGATTGGAGATGTCAGTTGATGGGGTGCTCCACTTAGTTTCTAGAGACAGACCATCTCACACCATGGTGGATAATTATGACAGTGAGTCTGAAGAAGGtggtattattataaatgatgCTCCACTGACTACTGCTGTTCGCAGACACCTTGCTATCAACTTGCGAGACCTTCTACACCATGGACTGACTGGCCCTGAATCAACCTCTCTTGTTCCTATTATTGGATGTTTTCCTGTACGCAGATCTTCTTCATCCAGAGCTACACATATATGGGAGGTGATCCTTCGATACTATGATTTAAATGATGGTGATCGATTCAATTCCACTCCAGCAAGGAAGTTGAGTCAAAGCTTTAACTTGGATATTGTTGGAGGAACAGCTATAACCAATAAACAAAGTCTGCTGAGTGCTATTGGCAGCATTGTAGCATCCCATACACCATACAAAAGGAGTTATGATGCTCATTTCAAAGCCTTTGTTTGTGCAGCATTGAATGCTCATAAGCTTGTTATCTGGCTGAACATTATTTTGAAAAGCAGATCCTTGATTGATGCTTACTATTCATCTACCAGCTATGTGGTGAACACTGGATTCCAAGATGCCCTGCAAAGTTTAGATCGCCTAACTCCATACAATTTTGATCTACCCGTTGACCTTGCTGTGAAGCAGTTTCAGAATATTAAagatgtatttatgtaa
- the LOC126910741 gene encoding fumarate hydratase, mitochondrial-like isoform X2, which produces MECCKCKAEIKEVKMRKERDTLGELEVPDDRLYGAQTVRSVMNFPIGGIEERMPYPVIVAFGILKKAAAKVNMEYGLDKKLAEAIMHACDDVISGKLYREGHFPLVIWQTGSGTQSNMNTNEVVANRAIQLLGGKLGSKTPVHPNDHVNKSQSSNDTYPTAMHIAVAMELRDRLMPGLVALRDTLQAKSKEFEKIIKIGRTHLMDAVPLTLGQEFGGYVTQLTFGIERICTTLPRLHYLALGGTAVGTGLNTRIGFAEKCAAEIASITGIPFETAPDKFEALASHDAMVEVSGALNTVACSLMKIVNDIRFLASGPRCGLGELMLPENEPGSSIMPGKVNPTQCEALTMVAAQVMGNHVACTIGGSNGHFELNVFKTMIVANVLRSIRLLGDACQAFNKNCAVGIKANTGKINKIMNESLMLVTALNPHIGYDKAAQIAKTAHKEGGNLRDTAIKLGILTPEQFDQWVRPEDMLGPK; this is translated from the exons ATGGAATGCTGTAAATGCAAGGCAGAAATAAAAGAAGTTAAGATG aGGAAAGAGCGTGACACTCTTGGGGAACTGGAAGTACCAGATGACAGACTATATGGAGCTCAGACCGTCAGGTCTGTCATGAACTTCCCCATTGGAGGGATCGAGGAACGAATGCCG TACCCTGTGATTGTCGCCTTCGGTATCCTGAAGAAAGCTGCCGCGAAGGTGAACATGGAGTATGGACTTGACAAGAAACTCG CGGAAGCCATTATGCACGCCTGCGATGACGTCATATCCGGGAAGCTGTACAGAGAGGGCCACTTCCCTCTCGTCATCTGGCAGACTGGGTCTGGCACGCAGTCTAACATGAACACCAATGAG GTGGTTGCAAACCGTGCTATCCAACTCTTGGGCGGCAAGTTGGGCAGTAAGACTCCCGTGCACCCCAACGACCACGTGAACAAGTCTCAGAGCTCCAACGACACGTACCCCACTGCCATGCACATCGCTGTGGCCATGGAACTGAGAGACAGGCTCATGCCAGGCCTTGTAGCACTTCGCGATACTCTACAAGCAAAATCTAAGGAGTTTGAAAAGATCATCAAAATCGGAAG AACTCATTTGATGGATGCCGTACCACTGACATTGGGCCAGGAGTTCGGTGGATATGTGACTCAGTTGACCTTTGGTATCGAGCGCATATGCACCACTCTGCCCCGCCTGCACTACCTGGCGCTGGGCGGCACTGCTGTCGGCACCGGACTCAACACACGCATCGGATTTGCTGAAAAGTGCGCAGCAGAGATCGCTTCAATAACtg GCATACCCTTTGAAACTGCACCAGACAAATTCGAGGCGCTGGCATCTCACGACGCGATGGTAGAAGTATCGGGAGCGCTGAATACAGTTGCATGCTCCTTGATGAAAATCGTCAACGACATTCGTTTTCTGGCGTCCGGGCCTAGATGCGGTCTGGGTGAACTGATGCTGCCAGAGAACGAGCCTGGATCATCCATCATGCCTG GTAAGGTGAACCCAACTCAGTGCGAGGCCTTGACTATGGTAGCAGCGCAGGTGATGGGCAACCACGTGGCCTGCACCATCGGAGGCAGCAACGGACACTTCGAGCTCAACGTCTTCAAAACTATGATTGTCGCTAACGTGCTCAGGTCCATTAGGCTTCTGG GTGATGCTTGTCAGGCGTTCAACAAGAACTGTGCAGTCGGCATCAAGGCTAATACCGGCAAGATCAACAAGATCATGAACGAGTCCCTCATGCTGGTCACAGCCCTGAACCCGCACATAGGATACGAtaag GCCGCTCAAATCGCGAAAACTGCTCACAAAGAGGGAGGCAACTTGAGAGACACAGCCATCAAGCTAGGAATCCTAACACCTGAACAGTTCGACCAATGGGTCAGGCCAGAAGATATGTTGGGACCGAAATAG
- the LOC126910741 gene encoding fumarate hydratase, mitochondrial-like isoform X1, with translation MSCTVCMNTEGKPVKMRKERDTLGELEVPDDRLYGAQTVRSVMNFPIGGIEERMPYPVIVAFGILKKAAAKVNMEYGLDKKLAEAIMHACDDVISGKLYREGHFPLVIWQTGSGTQSNMNTNEVVANRAIQLLGGKLGSKTPVHPNDHVNKSQSSNDTYPTAMHIAVAMELRDRLMPGLVALRDTLQAKSKEFEKIIKIGRTHLMDAVPLTLGQEFGGYVTQLTFGIERICTTLPRLHYLALGGTAVGTGLNTRIGFAEKCAAEIASITGIPFETAPDKFEALASHDAMVEVSGALNTVACSLMKIVNDIRFLASGPRCGLGELMLPENEPGSSIMPGKVNPTQCEALTMVAAQVMGNHVACTIGGSNGHFELNVFKTMIVANVLRSIRLLGDACQAFNKNCAVGIKANTGKINKIMNESLMLVTALNPHIGYDKAAQIAKTAHKEGGNLRDTAIKLGILTPEQFDQWVRPEDMLGPK, from the exons atgtcGTGCACAGTTTGTATGAACACTGAGGGGAAACCGGTAAAAATG aGGAAAGAGCGTGACACTCTTGGGGAACTGGAAGTACCAGATGACAGACTATATGGAGCTCAGACCGTCAGGTCTGTCATGAACTTCCCCATTGGAGGGATCGAGGAACGAATGCCG TACCCTGTGATTGTCGCCTTCGGTATCCTGAAGAAAGCTGCCGCGAAGGTGAACATGGAGTATGGACTTGACAAGAAACTCG CGGAAGCCATTATGCACGCCTGCGATGACGTCATATCCGGGAAGCTGTACAGAGAGGGCCACTTCCCTCTCGTCATCTGGCAGACTGGGTCTGGCACGCAGTCTAACATGAACACCAATGAG GTGGTTGCAAACCGTGCTATCCAACTCTTGGGCGGCAAGTTGGGCAGTAAGACTCCCGTGCACCCCAACGACCACGTGAACAAGTCTCAGAGCTCCAACGACACGTACCCCACTGCCATGCACATCGCTGTGGCCATGGAACTGAGAGACAGGCTCATGCCAGGCCTTGTAGCACTTCGCGATACTCTACAAGCAAAATCTAAGGAGTTTGAAAAGATCATCAAAATCGGAAG AACTCATTTGATGGATGCCGTACCACTGACATTGGGCCAGGAGTTCGGTGGATATGTGACTCAGTTGACCTTTGGTATCGAGCGCATATGCACCACTCTGCCCCGCCTGCACTACCTGGCGCTGGGCGGCACTGCTGTCGGCACCGGACTCAACACACGCATCGGATTTGCTGAAAAGTGCGCAGCAGAGATCGCTTCAATAACtg GCATACCCTTTGAAACTGCACCAGACAAATTCGAGGCGCTGGCATCTCACGACGCGATGGTAGAAGTATCGGGAGCGCTGAATACAGTTGCATGCTCCTTGATGAAAATCGTCAACGACATTCGTTTTCTGGCGTCCGGGCCTAGATGCGGTCTGGGTGAACTGATGCTGCCAGAGAACGAGCCTGGATCATCCATCATGCCTG GTAAGGTGAACCCAACTCAGTGCGAGGCCTTGACTATGGTAGCAGCGCAGGTGATGGGCAACCACGTGGCCTGCACCATCGGAGGCAGCAACGGACACTTCGAGCTCAACGTCTTCAAAACTATGATTGTCGCTAACGTGCTCAGGTCCATTAGGCTTCTGG GTGATGCTTGTCAGGCGTTCAACAAGAACTGTGCAGTCGGCATCAAGGCTAATACCGGCAAGATCAACAAGATCATGAACGAGTCCCTCATGCTGGTCACAGCCCTGAACCCGCACATAGGATACGAtaag GCCGCTCAAATCGCGAAAACTGCTCACAAAGAGGGAGGCAACTTGAGAGACACAGCCATCAAGCTAGGAATCCTAACACCTGAACAGTTCGACCAATGGGTCAGGCCAGAAGATATGTTGGGACCGAAATAG